Proteins encoded together in one Camelina sativa cultivar DH55 chromosome 9, Cs, whole genome shotgun sequence window:
- the LOC104712494 gene encoding dirigent protein 21-like: MASLLLSMFSALLLAATITGSKTFSTTVKKPYPGHKLEKLTHLHFYLHDIVTADKPTSVVVTTGPTTNSSATAFGMVAIVDDILTVGPEITSGEVGRAQGMFASTDQKEFSLLMVFNFVFTTGKFSGSTFSLYGRNPIMSKVREMPIIGGTGAFRFGKGYAQAKTVTFNITSGNAVVEYNVYVWH; encoded by the coding sequence ATGGCTAGCCTTCTTCTTTCTATGTTCTCAGCTCTTCTTCTGGCCGCCACCATAACAGGATCCAAAACTTTCTCGACAACAGTGAAGAAACCATATCCAGGACATAAACTAGAGAAGCTAACCCACCTCCACTTCTACTTACACGATATTGTCACCGCAGACAAACCAACCTCCGTCGTGGTCACTACAGGTCCCACCACAAACTCCTCGGCAACCGCTTTTGGTATGGTTGCAATTGTTGACGACATATTGACGGTGGGACCTGAAATAACGTCAGGGGAAGTTGGGAGAGCGCAAGGAATGTTTGCATCGACCGACCAGAAGGAGTTTAGTCTGCTTATggtttttaactttgttttcacGACAGGTAAATTTTCCGGCAGTACCTTCTCATTGTATGGCCGGAATCCGATAATGTCAAAGGTGAGAGAGATGCCGATCATCGGAGGTACGGGAGCTTTCAGGTTCGGGAAAGGATATGCACAGGCCAAGACTGTTACGTTCAATATTACGAGCGGAAATGCTGTGGTCGAGTATAATGTCTATGTATGGCATTAA
- the LOC109124874 gene encoding dirigent protein 17-like: MENTRNIKQEAPPSLPPGIFEIPGEPAVVINGVPDEPQTDCMVPKDEPVSSSSSSGNVGSGEWLEGRQVRKFFLGHYYSGVVTKFDKQSGWYRVEYEDGDSEDLDWSELEEVLVPLDVIVPLRSISLQIIKNRHMQAQSYGYAPQR; the protein is encoded by the coding sequence ATGGAGAACACTAGGAACATTAAGCAAGAAGCACCACCGTCTCTTCCTCCAGGGATCTTCGAGATACCTGGAGAGCCTGCTGTTGTTATCAATGGTGTACCTGATGAACCTCAAACAGATTGTATGGTTCCCAAAGACGAAccagtatcatcatcatcatcaagtggCAATGTAGGAAGCGGCGAATGGCTCGAGGGTAGACAAGTTCGCAAGTTTTTCTTGGGTCACTACTATTCTGGTGTGGTGACAAAGTTCGACAAACAATCTGGTTGGTATAGAGTTGAGTATGAAGATGGGGATTCTGAAGATCTTGACTGGTCTGAGCTTGAAGAAGTACTTGTACCTTTGGATGTTATTGTCCCTTTGAGGTCAATCTCGTTGCAGATCATCAAGAATCGACATATGCAGGCCCAATCTTATGGATACGCGCCACAGCGCTAG
- the LOC104712495 gene encoding dirigent protein 21-like: MASLLLSLFSALLLSATITECEAYSKTVKAPYPGPKPEKLTHLHFYFHVIDSGNKPTDVLVAKGPTTNSSATNFGLVAIDDDPLTTGPDITSEEIGRAQGMYASADQNKVGLLMAFNFVFTKGEFSGSTISMYGRNPILSKVREMPIVGGTGAFRFGRGYAQAKTFVYNTTSGNAVIVYNVYVWH, translated from the coding sequence ATGGCtagccttcttctttctctgttctcaGCTCTTCTTCTGTCAGCCACCATTACAGAATGCGAAGCTTACTCAAAAACAGTGAAGGCGCCATATCCAGGACCTAAACCAGAGAAGCTAACTCACCTCCACTTCTACTTCCACGTCATTGACTCCGGAAACAAACCAACTGATGTGCTAGTCGCTAAAGGTCCCACAACAAACTCCTCTGCAACCAACTTTGGTTTGGTTGCAATCGATGACGATCCATTGACGACGGGACCTGACATAACCTCAGAGGAAATTGGGAGAGCTCAAGGGATGTATGCATCGGCTGACCAGAACAAGGTTGGTCTGCTTATGGCATTTAACTTTGTTTTCACCAAGGGTGAATTTTCCGGGAGCACCATCTCAATGTATGGCCGGAATCCGATATTGTCAAAGGTGAGAGAGATGCCAATCGTCGGAGGTACGGGGGCTTTCAGGTTCGGAAGAGGATATGCACAGGCCAAGACTTTTGTGTACAATACTACCAGCGGAAATGCTGTGATCGTGTATAATGTCTATGTTTGGCATTAA